tcaaatagtgagaactgagacaaaggaaaccacaggaatacaagacccggcatcaccaAACCACtgatagcaccctgtgcaggatgcctcatctaaaccacaaagaacacaaaaatacaaatccgatcatcagcagacagaattACCACcttactcagccttgcccatcagaggaaaaagcaaacaaacaaacaaaaaaaaactcaacacaaATCTCATtctataagaagcttacacaaacaactggaccaaccttagagggcagaaacaaaaaggaagatagaattcaaccttgaagcctgggaaaaggagacctcaaaaatgataattaaaataataataataatgaaaaaggaaaagaaatactacacaaaagaaggaacaaaccagaaacacagaagtccaaatcaatgaagaggaaacaggcaaactacctgaaaacgAATTCATTGCTAAAGGGAAGGCAGTGATACTGATACATTCGAAACTGTCTGGCAAATTCTTTTAAGCTAAATATAGTcttatcatatgatctagcaaatgACCATTAAGGTATTTACTCAAAAGAGCCAAAACCTTAAGCCCATCCAAAAACCTTCAACCAAATTTTAATAGCAGAATAAATCATAGCTGCCAAAAACCGAAATCACCAAAGATGACCTTCAGTACACGAGTGGGTAAACAAAGTATGGTAAGCTACATGGAATGCTATTcagtcctggaagaaaacatttcaaaccaTAACAAGTTATAGAGAAAATTCAATGTATATTGATTAGCAGAAGGAGCCAGTAGAAAAAtcctacatactgtatgattccatcaaTGTTacattctggaaaatgcaaatcTTTAGAAAGAGTAAAATGTTTAGTAGTTGTCAGGGGTTCCAAGTGAGGTTTTGAGGGATGAACAGATGGAGCATGGGAGATCGATAGGGCATTCACACTCCTCTGCACAACACCGTGTTGGCTGAGTTGATACTATCATGCATCTgtgaaacactgctgctgctgctaagtcacttcagtcatgtccaactctgtgtgacctcatagacagcagcccactaggctcctctgtccctgggattctccaggcaagaatactagagtgggttgccatttccttctccaatgcatgaaagtgaaaagtgaaaatgaagtcattcagtcatccccgactcttagcaacaccaaggactgcagcctaccaggctcctccatccatgggattttccaggcaagagtactggagtggggtgccattgccttctccgcagtcaAACACTAAAGAACTGTAAAACACAAAAAGTGAAATGTATTGTAAACAATGGACAATAGTTAATAATAACATATTGACATTAGTTGATCAACTGTAAAAAAGAACTTGTATCCATTGAACCAatacaagatgttaataatagaagATACCAAGTGGAGGAAGAGAGTGGCTGTATGGGACCTCTCTATTCTATCTGCTGAATTGTCTCCAATCCTAAATCTGTTcttttacaaaagaaatacagaggGGCAACAAACTCATAACCACATGAAAAGAGGAGCTACATCCCTCATCatgagagaaatgcacatcaaaattacaatgaggtgtcacctcatacaggtcagaatggccatcatcaaaaattatacaagcagtaaatgctggggaGAGTTTAGAGTAaaggtgggaatggaaattgatatagtcactatggagaacactgaggagattcctttaaaactagaattaaaactacatatgacccagcaatagaaatactgggcatatacactgagaaagAATAATTGAAAAGACACCTGTatccagtgtttattgcagcactgcttacaatagacAGGACGTGGAACCTAAGCAGTCTTCAactgacagatgactggataacgAAGTTGTGATAgccacatacaatggaatattagccataaaaaggaacaaatttaagtcacttgtagtgaggtggatgcacctagagcctgtttacagagtgaagtaagttagaaacaGAAAAGTAACGTAcattaacgcatatacatggaaagTAGGAATGGTACTCATGAACCTATTTGAAGGGCAGGAATAGTGACACAGATGTGGAGAATGAACCtgtggacacagcaagggaaggtGTGTGTAGGACGAATTGAGAGCGTGCCACTGACAAATATCGAGTCCCATGTGTACAAAAGATAGCTGGTGGGAAATTGCTATgtagtacagggagctcagcctggtgctgtgtgacagcctagaggggtgagatgagggggtgggaggaagtcTGATCAGGCAGGAGGAATACGTATAGGTAGAGCTGATTCACggtgttgtatagcagaaacaacacaacattataaagcaaggaTTTgtcaaataaaacaatattttaaaagtctactaatttaaaaactagaaaaaaatatgcataagAACATATAGCCAGTACAGAGTTACATGCACCAatgcaaaatgaataaaagtgcaataatgaaaaacaaagtatCACAGTAAGAATTTTATCCTCGAATTGAAATTCTtaggaaacaggcacagaaaaCATTGACACATATAACTAACTTCAGAAATCTGGCATAAAATGATCAACACAGCAAAATAAGACTGGTCTGGAAGAATCGACAATACTCAAACCATGTAATAGAAAACACACcataaacaaaagcaacaatatGAAAAATGTAGTTACAAAGAAACCTTAGAAAATGTATGCAGTCTACACGAAGGCAACAAGAAGAATTTCCTGAGTGCCTTAGGAAAAAGAAGTCTCAAAAAGAATAGTATGTTAGATGTATTCCTGAGGACATATTGTAAGACTGTCGATTTTCCTTAAATCTTCTACAGATTTAGTACCACATCCAGAGTAGCTGAGACCACAGTCACACCTGGGCGGCTGTTTCCTGTACCCAgaacaaaccatggaaaacttACAGAAGGAATAAAGACAACTACTAACAAAAGCAAGAACACAAAACTAAATAATCCCTGAGGAACAATAAGTCTCCATTGAACTTGACCCTGTGAATGCCCAGGTCAGGGAGTACTCTGAGGCTGACACAGGTGTGCAGGCCACAAAGGAAACAGACAACAGGATCAGTTGGAAAAGGCTTTAAACTGGAGCAGTGGATTCTTCCACTGGGCCGTGGGACCATGAAACTCTACTGCTTTACTGAAGGAAcctgaggcagcatctcagagccCCATGCCAGGATCATGGGGCACCAAATTTTGGGATGGACATGGCAGTATGACCCAGAGCTCATGCAATAACCAGCACAAACTTTGATAGTGGATGAAAACTGGCCCTTGTAAATAATCAGCTTAAGAGACTGTCACACATGGACTAAAAGAGAAAAGCTTGTATCACAGTAATTGtacaaaaggacagaaattcaTCTCAGAACTTTCAAGCAATGCCCCTGCAGTCGACTAAGAACCCACAGTGAGAACAGTCAGGCTGAGGAGCCCCTTCACTTTCTCTGCTGGGATTGTGTGGAGAATGGTTGGGGACAGGGGTGGTTTTATACCAGAAAGGGAAGGGTTTCCAGGCTCTGCCTGCAGTCAATATGAAGATCCTGAGTGAGGTGTGAGGGGTTCCACACCACAGAAGGCATTCTCCCATCTTTCCCTGTCGCTTACCTTACCTGCAGCAGCCATTTCCAGGAAGCCTTAGGCAGAAGCGTCCAGATGAGATGCCGGTGCACTTCTCACCAGGCGTGGTGAGGTGAGGTCAACTTCCAGGTGAGGTCTTGCCGTCAGGTCAGCAGACGGGACGTAGTGCAGCATTACGGTTGGAGGAAGGCAGGGATAGAGGACAGAGAGGATCACTCAGCACACAAGGTGCCCCAGAGTGCCTTTACTGTCTGTCTCAGCAGGTCCAGGAAGGCTGTCAGGCTCGGGCTCCCAAATTCTTCCTGCTTTGTTTACTGAAAGAAGTGAGAGGCAAGGAGTGAGGCCAGTTGACTGAGATCAGCAGGGACATCCCAGGACCCACTATGAGTTGAAGGGCCCACATCCCCCCTCTTGCCGGAAACTCCCGCAGAACCCCGCccacccaggccccgcccctgctATCCTCCTGGAGCCCACATGCGCATGATAGGAAGTGACGGCCCCCTATCCATGCCGGGGTGCAATGCCATCTTTGAGGGGGCTGCTGTCTTTGAGAGCTGCTGTAGCTGTGACCAGAGGGAGGAGTCCGAGGTCTTATCAGGGGTCCAAGTCAGAGGTGACATGTGTTACAAGTGCACTGGATAGTTACAACGATATGCCCTGTCACTCCCAACACCTTTTCCATCCGAAAAGAGGGGACTTCCCAGCCCCCCGGCAACCCCACACCTGCTCTACGCCCGGAAGCTCGTACCTGGCTCTTAGGTCCAATGTCCATCAGTTACGCATGTGGGTTCTCAGGACATAACCTGGGTCCAGGGGTGATGGATCTGGGTGCAGGGTTGGTGGACCCTGGCTCTGTTCAGTAGAGGGAAGTCCGGGATTCTGTGGAGTGAAAGAGGGACCCGCGGGGGACTGAGTGTCTCCACACCCCAGAATGGCGGCCACGCCTAACCCCTTACCCAGCGTGACTTGGCCAGAAAGCAACCAGTCAGCATCTGGGCAGTTCTGAAGGCTGAGGGGCTCCCTGACTGCGATCACTGACACGGGACACTTGGGGAAGAGGGGACCTCTTTCCGAAGGGCTGGCAGCAGGTCAGCAGAGGGAGGATGTCAGGGCTTGGGAGGAGTCAGGATAATGACCATCGTCTGTATCACACGGCCAACTGAGGACCCTCCCCTGTGGCCAGCACTTCCTCCAAGCCAAACATGGGGACGGAGGCGGTGGTCTGTCAGGGGAGTTTGCAGCTTGGTTGTGAAGGGGCAGCCTCGAGATAGCAGAAGGCGGGTCCCAGCTCCTTTCATTGGAGTCCTGAACATTCCCTCCTCTCATCGTCTGGGGTGACAGGGAAGGTGGCAGCGTCAACTTCAAAGCAAGAGAGGGAACAGGGTGGGTGGGTTTGGGGACAGGGGGATATGAGGGAGACTTTCCCCAGTTTTCATCATGATTCTGAAATGTGAACTGAAAGGACCTGCCTCCCCTGCCAGCCCCTACAGGCTTCCCTCTAAAGCCCAGGCAGGTTTGTCTGACTGTGCCCCAGCAATCACTCTCACTTCCTACTCAGTCGTCTCAAGGAGGAGCTCACCAGGAGAACACAAGACTTATGGGTCCTAGAGCACTGGCCTCAAGGACCCCTCAGAGGCGGCTATGGTTCAAGCCGGGGAGGAATCTCCTCACTGCAGTTGCTCACAACATCTGCTTGTCCTTCCTCTAGGTGCACTCCTTGCCTGCCACCCTGCCTGCATGCACCTGTGATCCATAACCTGTGTCACCATGCCTCAGAGGCACAGGAAGAAGTACCATGCCCGTGTGAAATGCCACCAGGTCCAGGGGGACATTCATTGTCCCCAGGAGGCCCAGCCCAGGGCTGCTGCAGCCCCCAAAAAGAagtgcccctcctcccccttgTCTGTCCCTCAGGGTTCTCCCCCGAGCTCCCCTGCTACTGGAGATCACCAGGAGCTTCAGGAAGCCATGGCCCCTAGCTCTCCTGATGCAGGGCCTTCCTGTGCAGGATCTGATGAAGGTGTCCAGGGCccaaaggaagaaaatgcagGTGCGTCCCAGGCAGCCCCTGCCACTCAGAGCCCTCAAATAGATCCTCTGACCAGGAAGGCCAGCATGCTGGTGGACTTCCTCCTGGAGAAGTACACCAAGAAGGAGCCCATCTTGCAGCACGCCCTCCTGAAGGTCATTGGCAGCAAGTATAGGCAGCACATCCTGGAGATCCTCAGGAGAGCCTCTAAGCACATGGAGCTGGTATTTGGCCTGGAGCTGACGGAAGTCGACCATAGCAGGAACATCTACACCCTCGGGGGCGATGAAGGTCTGAGTGATGAGTGGGGTCTGCCCGAGTCTGGTTTCCTCATGGTGCCCCTGGGCATTATCTTCATGAAGGGTAACCGTGCCACCAGGGAGGAGGTCTGGGAATTCCTCAGTGCGTTGGGGATCTATACTGGGAGGAGTCAGGGGATCTTTGTAGAGCCCAGAAGGCTCATCACCGAAGATCTGGTGCAGAAGAAGTACCTGAAGTACCGACAGGTGCCCAGTGGCGATCCTCCTCACTACAAGTTCCTCTGGGGCCCAAGAGCTTGTTTGAAACCGATAAGATGAAGGTGTTGGAGGTGCTGGACAAGATCCACGATACCGTCCGGACTTCCTTCCCAGACCTCTATGACGAGGCTCTGAGAGATGAGGTGGAGAGAGCAGGGCTGAGAGGCGCGGCCAGGGCTCCAACAATGGCTGAAGCCAGTGCCCCTTCCAGGGCCAAGTCCTACAGCTCCTCCCACATCTAGGGAGGAAGGCCCCTACACTTTCTTACCTTTTGTTTTGGAACAGAGCTGTCAAGATCCTAAACAGTAGAGAGTAGTAGGGTGGAGGGAACAAAACTGGTATGTTCTTTACTGTTTTATGTAGTAAGGGAGTTTAAGtgcaactcatttttaaaaatatatatcatttttcctttatcCATAGGAAAAGTATCTAGTGAAAGTTGAATAATTTAAGGAGATGAGGGAGGAGTTcagtattttcaaatgttaattacTTTTCATAAGTTTTCTTGTGCTTCAGAATACAAATGTATTAATTATATAAATCACATTATTTGCTGTTTTCAAGTTTGAAAGCCACAGGTTGGGTATATGTAAAACACATTGAACGTATTGAATATTTTGTTCACCATCTAAACAAGGTAAGATGACACCGGAACAGAATTTTCTCAAAGAGTAGTCAAGCTCCTAGATAGTGCAGGTTAGTAGGGGTCGAGCAAACCAAGTTTAGATCTCTGTTTTCTCCTGATTTAAACTAGTAACTTGTGCATattatctctttcatttttatcaaatattattACTTCTACCAGATTCCTTTTCTTCAGAATACTGATTTGGTAATGatattccagttttatttattgctgttttaGGATTTTCAAGTTACAGTTTTGGTAGATGTAAAAGAAACCTGGCATGGCTGTTGAGaattttgtatgcaggtcaggaagcaagagttagaactggacatggaacaacagactggttccaaataggaaaaggagtacatcaaggctgtatcttgtcaccctgcatatttacttattaacttatatgcagagtacatcatgagaaaggctgggctggaaaaagcaaaagctggaatcaagattgctgggagaaatatcaataacctcagatatgcagatgacaccaccctgatggcagaaagtgaagaggaactaaaaagcctcttactgaaggtgaaagaggagactgaaaaagttggcttaaaactcaacattcagaaaacgaagatcatggcatctggtcccatcacttcatgggaaatagatggggaaacagtggaaacagtgtcagactttatttttctgggctccaaaatcactgcagatggtgaatgcagccatgaaattaaaaaacgcttactccttggaagaaaagttatgaccaa
This genomic interval from Bos indicus x Bos taurus breed Angus x Brahman F1 hybrid chromosome X, Bos_hybrid_MaternalHap_v2.0, whole genome shotgun sequence contains the following:
- the LOC113887977 gene encoding melanoma-associated antigen B17-like, coding for MPQRHRKKYHARVKCHQVQGDIHCPQEAQPRAAAAPKKKCPSSPLSVPQGSPPSSPATGDHQELQEAMAPSSPDAGPSCAGSDEGVQGPKEENAGASQAAPATQSPQIDPLTRKASMLVDFLLEKYTKKEPILQHALLKVIGSKYRQHILEILRRASKHMELVFGLELTEVDHSRNIYTLGGDEGLSDEWGLPESGFLMVPLGIIFMKGNRATREEVWEFLSALGIYTGRSQGIFVEPRRLITEDLVQKKYLKYRQVPSGDPPHYKFLWGPRACLKPIR